A DNA window from Paralichthys olivaceus isolate ysfri-2021 chromosome 11, ASM2471397v2, whole genome shotgun sequence contains the following coding sequences:
- the exosc5 gene encoding exosome complex component RRP46 — translation MTSSILDTLVELNNDGGGVMEARGSSTVILREFGCEQNFLSQPDGSASFVHGDTSVYAGVYGPAEVKVSKEIYDRATLEVLIQPKVGLPSVRERSQEQCVRETCEASLLLSLHPRSSLTLILQVLHDDGSLLSCLLNAACMALMDAGLPMSCLFCGVTCAIDADGQIITDPTAAQQKESRALMTFAIDGKQRNVLMSSTKGSFSVNELQQCIAVSQKASEKLFQFYRDSVRRRYSKTL, via the exons ATGACGTCATCTATCCTCGACACACTCGTGGAACTGAATAACGACGGCGGCGGAGTGATGGAGGCGCGTGGTTCTTCTACCGTGATCCTGCGGGAGTTTGGCTGTGAACAGAACTTTCTGTCTCAACCTGACGGCTCCGCATCCTTCGTCCATG GAGACACAAGTGTGTATGCTGGAGTCTATGGACCGGCTGAGGTCAAAGTCAGCAAGGAGATCTATGACCGGGCGACACTGGAGGTGTTGATACAGCCCAAAGTGGGACTTCCAA GTGTAAGGGAGCGATCACAGGAGCAGTGTGTGCGTGAAACCTGTGAGGCGTCTCTGCTTTTGTCACTTCATCCTCGCTCCTCCCTCACACTCATTCTTCAGGTGCTGCACGACGATGGTTCA CTCCTGTCCTGCTTATTGAATGCAGCCTGTATGGCTCTTATGGACGCAGGCCTGCCTATGAGTTGCCTGTTCTGTGGAGTGACCTGTGCCATTGACGCAGATGGTCAGATCATCACAGATCCCACTGCAGCTCAGCAAAAG GAAAGTCGAGCTCTGATGACATTTGCTATTGACGGCAAACAACGCAATGTATTGATGTCATCAACCAAAGGATCGTTTTCAGTTAATGAG ctgcagcagtgtatAGCAGTCAGTCAGAAAGCATCAGAGAAGCTGTTCCAGTTCTACAGGGACTCTGTGAGGCGGCGATACTCCAAAACCCTCTGA
- the b3gnt2l gene encoding N-acetyllactosaminide beta-1,3-N-acetylglucosaminyltransferase 2, which translates to MRCIQTFSAVVLLLTLFMILFSTLYLETTYSHKDEPKPLSVQVHDSDVTMQSSEKKRFVQPHPVDVLNVSVFEGLRQTIPQNGAYWNRLLYSALRNLEQGKLAFRDDWSHCRGMNRELLLTNVNDFTSYPVLFQDFLQGMNCRTSPLLINQPNKCSSSEEDGNNQTFLLFAIKSTPGNFEQRQAVRETWGKERVYQGGLRVRTVFLLGTYPLDAIDLSPMLSFEAKYFGDVLQWDFQESFLNLTLKGNMFLQWTLKVCPSVSFVFNGDDDVFVNTPALLSYLQSLQASQASHLYVGHTISTAYPHRDTDNKYYIPLSFFDGPYPAYAGGGGFIISGVLLQPLYSVSHVIPFFPIDDVYTGMCAKALGVSPEAHASFRTFDVREQDRGNLCVHKDIILIHQRSPVQIKKLWKGIHSPLLTC; encoded by the coding sequence ATGAGATGCATTCAAACCTTCAGTGCTGTagttctcctcctcactttgtTTATGATCCTCTTCTCAACCCTTTACCTGGAGACGACCTACAGCCACAAGGATGAACCAAAACCTCTTAGCGTCCAGGTCCATGACAGTGATGTGACAATGCAATCCTCAGAGAAGAAAAGATTTGTGCAGCCTCACCCTGTTGATGTGCTCAATGTATCTGTGTTTGAAGGCCTCAGACAGACCATACCTCAAAATGGAGCATACTGGAACCGCCTGCTGTACTCGGCTCTTAGGAATCTGGAGCAGGGGAAACTCGCTTTCAGAGATGACTGGTCTCACTGCAGGGGGATGAATCGGGAGCTTCTGCTAACCAATGTGAACGACTTTACCTCCTATCCTGTCTTGTTCCAGGACTTTTTGCAGGGCATGAACTGCAGGACCTCTCCACTCCTCATCAATCAACCCAACAAGTGCAGCTCAAGTGAAGAGGATGGAAACAACCAAACCTTTCTGTTGTTCGCCATCAAGTCAACTCCTGGGAACTTTGAGCAGAGACAGGCGGTGCGGGAGACCTGGGGCAAAGAGAGGGTGTATCAGGGAGGCCTGAGGGTCCGCACGGTGTTCCTCCTGGGTACCTATCCGCTGGATGCCATTGACCTCAGCCCAATGCTCTCATTTGAAGCAAAATATTTTGGGGATGTCTTGCAGTGGGATTTCCAAGAATCCTTCTTAAACCTGACACTGAAAGGGAATATGTTCCTCCAGTGGACACTGAAAGTATGTCCTAGTGTCTCCTTCGTCTTCAATGGGGATGACGATGTATTTGTCAACACACCAGCATTGCTTAGCTACCTGCAGTCTCTGCAGGCCTCTCAAGCATCTCATTTGTATGTTGGACACACCATAAGTACAGCATAcccccacagagacacagacaacaAATACTACATTCCTCTGAGCTTCTTTGATGGCCCATACCCTGCTTATGCTGGTGGAGGCGGTTTTATCATCTCTGGAGTGTTGTTGCAACCTCTATATTCAGTTTCTCATGTCATTCCCTTCTTCCCCATCGATGATGTCTACACTGGGATGTGCGCAAAGGCTCTGGGAGTTTCTCCTGAGGCACATGCAAGCTTTCGGACATTTGATGTCAGGGAGCAAGATCGTGGGAATCTGTGTGTCCATAAAGATATTATTCTGATCCACCAGCGCTCGCCAGTGCAGATTAAGAAGCTGTGGAAGGGCATTCACAGCCCCCTGTTGACTTGTTGA
- the bckdha gene encoding 2-oxoisovalerate dehydrogenase subunit alpha, mitochondrial, translated as MAAVSGVNKMYGACFQAARVAAGLRATRLLQHRALRVTAVHQQQPFDSSLEKPQFPGASAEFVDQLEFIQPNVISGIPVYRVMDRQGNIINPSQDPQLSKETVLNFYQKMTLLNTMDRILYESQRQGRISFYMTNYGEEGTHIGSAAALDPNDLVFGQYREAGVLMYRGFPLDLFMAQCYANADDLGKGRQMPVHYGSKDLNFVTISSPLATQIPQAAGAAYAAKRENTNRAVICYFGEGAASEGDAHAGFNFSATLECPMIFFCRNNGYAISTPTNEQYRGDGIAARGPGYGMLSIRVDGNDVFAVYNATKEARRRAVAENQPFLIEAMTYRIGHHSTSDDSSAYRSVDEVNYWDKQDHPISRLRHYMTTRSWWSEDDEKSWRKQSRKMVMEAFEKAERRLKPNLELLFTDVYQEMTPNLDKQKQSMWRHVQQYKEHYPLELYDK; from the exons ATGGCGGCTGTGAGCGGCGTCAACAAAATGTACGGAGCGTGTTTCCAGGCTGCTCGTGTGGCGGCTGGACTGAGGGCGACGAGGCTGCTTCAACACAGAGCCCTGAGAGTCACT GCCGTGCACCAGCAGCAGCCCTTTGACTCATCGCTGGAAAAGCCACAGTTCCCTGGAGCGTCTGCTGAGTTTGTGGATCAGCTTGAGTTTATCCAGCCCAATGTCATCTCTGGGATCCCAGTGTACCGGGTGATGGACAGGCAAGGAAATATCATCAACCCCTCTCAAGACCCTCAG CTGTCCAAAGAGACAGTTTTGAACTTTTATCAGAAGATGACTCTGCTGAACACAATGGACCGCATTCTTTATGAGTCTCAGAGACAg GGTCGGATTTCGTTCTACATGACCAACTATGGTGAGGAGGGGACACATATTGGTAGTGCTGCTGCTCTTGACCCAAATGATCTGGTCTTTGGTCAATACAGAGAAGCTG GAGTGTTGATGTATCGTGGTTTTCCTCTGGATCTGTTCATGGCTCAGTGCTATGCCAATGCTGATGACCTCGGCAAGGGTCGGCAGATGCCTGTCCACTATGGCTCCAAAGACCTGAACTTTGtcaccatctcctctcctctggccACTCAGATTCCtcagg ctgctggagctgcatATGCAGCcaagagagaaaacaccaaCCGTGCTGTCATCTGTTATTTTGGAGAGGGAGCAGCCAGTGAAGGGGATGCACACGCTGGCTTCAACTTCTCTGCCACCCTAGAGTGCCCAATGATATTCTTCTGTCGTAACAATGGCTACGCCATCTCCACCCCCACCAACGAGCAGTACAGAGGGGATGGCATTG CTGCTCGTGGTCCAGGTTATGGGATGCTGTCTATCCGTGTCGATGGTAACGATGTGTTTGCCGTGTACAACGCTACAAAGGAAGCTCGACGTAGAGCTGTGGCTGAGAACCAGCCTTTCCTAATCGAAGCAATGACATACAG AATTGGCCACCACAGCACCAGCGACGACAGCTCGGCTTACCGCTCAGTGGACGAGGTCAACTACTGGGACAAGCAGGACCACCCCATCTCCAGGCTGAGACATTACATGACCACCCGTAGCTGGTGGAGTGAAGACGACGAGAAGAGCTGGAGGAAGCAGTCCCGTAAAATGGTGATGGAGGCGTTTGAGAAGGCTGAAAGGCGCTTGAAGCCCAATCTCGAACTGCTGTTTACTGATGTGTACCAGGAGATGACGCCCAACCTGGACAAGCAGAAACAATCCATGTGGAGGCACGTGCAGCAGTACAAGGAGCACTACCCACTTGAGCtgtatgataaataa